The Arachidicoccus terrestris genome includes the window TAGTTGAAACAGGATAGGACCGAGATGTGGGCCTAATGCGCCGGCTGATTCGATAAATGCTTTTAGTTGACTGCCGGGGTCAGAAAGCTTTTTTAAATGTGTAAAAAAGCTGGGGGCTTTGACAGCAAAAACAAATTGGGGCGGAACCGCCGCAGCCCAGCCGGCAAATACGTCCTTTGACGGCTGATGATAAAATGAACTATTTAACTCAACGATATCAAAATTCCGGCAATAAAAATTCAGCCAACTGCTGGTTTTTAATTCTTCAGGGTAAAATAATTTCTTCCAATGCTTATACTGCCATCCTGATGTTCCGATAAACCAATCACCTTTCTTATTCGGTTCGTTCATAATATATGTATTATCATTCTTAGACAGACGCGATACGATAGCCAATATCAAGAGCTCAGACCAATTTTCGGGCCTGAAAGCAAAACCCATTATTGGAGTAATCCATATTTTAAGGTTTTCATTACAAACAAATGTGATCAGAATATTGTTACTGACATGTTAGCAATAAACTGCAGTATGCGGGTTAAAAAACTGAGATCGCTATTGAGTGCTTTTTATGATTCGGCGCTTTCATCTCCTTTTAAGGCCTGCTATTTTTGGCCCATACGAGGAGCTAATTCGCCAGTCTTAAAAAAAATATTATTTATCAACCATTCAAAAATGTCAATTATGCGCAAAGAAAAAAGTCAGCCCACTTCAAAAAAAGACAGGTTCCAGACCGAACAGCAACAGACCAAATCTCCTAAGATTTCTCAAAAGGTCGAACAGCAAAGCCAAAAGAAAGCCGACCAAAAGAAAAAAGATAAATCTCCCGGATTTCCAAGTCAACACCAGGCAGAGCAACCCGGCTCGGAAGCAGACATGCATCCTGAACCCATAAGTGCACCTAAAGCGCCGCCTGACAAATTATTGGATGGGAAAACGGCGATCATAACGGGTGGAGACAGTGGGATAGGAAAAGCTGTCGCCCTGCTCTTTGCCAGTCACGGCGCCAATATATGCGTTGTCTATTTGGATGAACATGAAGACGCAGAAAAAACCAATCAGCAAATCCAGGCACTCGGCGCCAGGACCTTATTTATTTCCGGAGATATAACAGATCAGGGCTTTTGTAAGTCTGTTATTGAACAGACACTCAATAAATTCAGTGCCATTGATATTCTGATCAATAACGCGGCGGTTCAGTATGAGCAGGAAAATCCGGAAGATATATCTAGGGAACAGTTGATCAAAACCTTTAGCACCAATGTATTTGCAGCCTTCTATTTTGTCATAGCTGCCCTGCCGTTTATGAAAAAAGGCAGTTGCATTATTAATACAACATCCGTTACTGCGTACAGAGGCAGCAAATCACTGGTAGATTATGCAGCCACCAAAGGCGCATTGGTGGCTTTTACCAGATCTCTATCCTCTGCCTTAATCAAAAGACAGATCAGGGTCAATGGCGTGGCGCCGGGTCCGATCTGGACCCCGCTGATCCCGGCCTCCTTTTCAGCGAAAAAAGTAAGTAAATTCGGCACAGATGTCCCTATGGGCAGAGCGGGACAGCCTCAGGAAGTGGCTCCGTGCTATCTTTTTCTGGCAACGGATCAGGCCAGTTATATTACGGGTCAGGTGCTGCATCCCAATGGCGGTGAAATAGTCGGAGGATAAATTATAAAGGGCTGCTTTTTGTCTCAGCTGACCAGAGTGTCAAAAGCCCCTCGATTACTGACCTGTCGGGTTTGACAAAATAAATTCCGGACCTTCGGCCTGATCTGACGCCCCGGACAAAATAATAAAGCACGCCGCCGAAATCCCGGTCATAATCAAAATCCCCTAAGCGGTCTTTCAGGTATTTCACCGTCGCTACCGTATAAATCAGGTATTGCAGGTGATAATTACGGCTGGACATCTCCAGTGCCAGCCTTTCAGGCCTATAATCTTCCAGACTATCACCAAGATAGGTGGACTTCCAGTCCACTACGTAGTACTTTGCCCCATATTCAAATAACATGTCCATCTTTCCGTTCATCATACCTTCCCATCCTTCAACTGCGATCGTCTGAAGATAGACGCTTTCACTTAATAGTTGTATTAAATCCTTTCTCGCAAACCGGGCAACCGGAAAGTCAAATTCAAATTCATGGAGCCGTTTCTCCAATAGGGTATCTTTCAGGGCGAAGGATGCCCCTCCCGCTTGTATAATGGCACCGGAAACATGCTGAATCGATTCCAGAAGCATTGGCTCATATAGTTCCCGTTTATGTGGTGCGAACCTTCCAACAGCTTTGCTGACAGCCGGCGGACAATACGCAGGCGCTTCAAAATATATGTGTTCGAAGATATCATGCAATAAGTTTCCCGTGATATTGCCCCGTGTCAGCTCCCTGAATACAAACAAATCATAGGCATTTTCTACAGGATGAACTTCATAACGTCCATGTGATATGGGGGCTGCAGCCAGATAGGTATAGCTCAGCCTTCGCCAGTCCTTATGCTGTAATTCAAAATGGACAGGCTCCCTGGCGGGCAGATCTCGGACGGCCTGCTCATTTTTTTCTTTTTTATATCGGAACCCCTGTGGTACGGCAGCCGGCCCGATAAACCGGATGCCTTCAACAGCTCCTGTTTTAAAGGCCGCCAAAAAATCATAAATTGCAAATCTTGTTCTTTGAGGCCCTGTCGAA containing:
- a CDS encoding SDR family oxidoreductase — translated: MRKEKSQPTSKKDRFQTEQQQTKSPKISQKVEQQSQKKADQKKKDKSPGFPSQHQAEQPGSEADMHPEPISAPKAPPDKLLDGKTAIITGGDSGIGKAVALLFASHGANICVVYLDEHEDAEKTNQQIQALGARTLFISGDITDQGFCKSVIEQTLNKFSAIDILINNAAVQYEQENPEDISREQLIKTFSTNVFAAFYFVIAALPFMKKGSCIINTTSVTAYRGSKSLVDYAATKGALVAFTRSLSSALIKRQIRVNGVAPGPIWTPLIPASFSAKKVSKFGTDVPMGRAGQPQEVAPCYLFLATDQASYITGQVLHPNGGEIVGG